From the genome of Desulfovibrio sp. JY:
GGGCTGGTCAAGTATTTCGCCTACGGCCCCATGTTTCGCTACGAACGGCCGCAGAAGGGCCGCATGCGCCAGTTCCACCAGATCGACGTGGAGGCCGTCGGGTCCCCGGAGCCGCTCCTCGACGCCGAGGTCCTGCTCATGCTCGACCACTACCTGCGCGCCCTGGGCCTAACCGACCTCACCGTGGAGCTCAATTCGCTGGGTTGCCGCCAGTGCCGGCCCGTGTACCTCGACGCGCTGCGTGAGTTTCTCAAGGGCATGCACAAGGAGCAGCTCTGCGAGGATTGCATGCGCCGCAAGCTGACCAATCCCCTGCGCGTCCTTGACTGCAAGGTGCCCCAGTGCAAGGAATTCACCGCCGACGCGCCGAAGATCACCGACCACCTGTGCCCGGAATGCGCCGCGCATTTCGCCACGGTCACGGCCATGCTCGACGCCGCCGGGCTGCGCTACAAACTCAATCCCCGGCTGGTGCGCGGCCTCGACTATTACGTGCGCACCACCTTCGAGATCGTCTCCGGCGACATCGGCTCCCAGTCGTCCGTGGCCGGCGGCGGCCGTTATGACGGGCTGGTTTCCTCCATCGGCGGCCCGGACGTGCCGGGCGTGGGCTTTGCCTGCGGCATGGAGCGGCTGGCGCTTCTGATCGACCATGTCGGCGAACCGGCGCCGGATTTTTACCTGGCCGTGCTCGACGCCCCGGGGCTCGATCAGGGTCTGCTGCTGGCCCAGGAGCTGCGCCGGGCCGGATTTTCCGGCGAGGCGCCCTATGCCCCGCGCAGCGTCAAAAGCCAGATGCGCGCCGCGGACAAGTCCGGGGCGCGGTTCTGCCTGGTGCTCGGCACGGACGAGCTGGCCGCCGGCACCGTGGTGGTGAAGAACATGACCGCCGGCGGGCAGGAAACCATCAGCCAGGACATGCTCGTCGCCTACCTGCGCGCCCGCCTCGAAGAGGCCAGGGGCGAGTAGCCAGGGCCCGGACCTTTTTTCCCCGGAATGGGGACCTGTTTTCGCGATTTGACGGATGACCGATAAAAGTTTTTGAAAAGGGCTGTGGGGAAAAACTTTTCCGAAAAGTTTTTCCCCACAGCCTTGAAAAAAGGATGACTCCATGAGCGAGACGCTTGTCCTCGACAGGTTGGATGACTGGCGGCGCAGCCACGATTGCGGGGCGCTGCGGGCGTCCGACGTCGGCAGCGAAGTCTGCCTGATGGGCTGGGCCCAGTTCCGCCGCGACCACGGCGGCCTGATTTTCATCGACCTGCGCGACCGGGAAGGACTGACCCAGGTCGTTTTTTGCCCCGAGGGCAGCGCCGAGGCCCTGGAGCGCGCCCATGTGCTGCGCACCGAATTCGTGCTGGCCGTCAAGGGCCGGGTGCGCCCGCGCCCCGAGGGCATGGCCAATTCCGGCATGCCCACCGGCGAAATCGAGGTGGAGGTCACGGCGTTCAAGCTCTTAAATACCGCCGCCACCCCGCCCTTTCCCATCGAGGACCGCATCGACGCCTCGGAGCTGTTGCGCCTCAAGTACCGCTACCTGGACCTGCGCCGGCCCAAGCTGGCCGGCAACCTGATCCTGCGCCACCATGCCGTGCAAAGCATCCGCCGCTACCTGGACGGCCTGGGCTTCCTGGAGGTCGAGACGCCCGTCTTGACCAAGTCCACGCCCGAGGGCGCGCGCGACTTCCTGGTGCCGAGCCGGGTCAACAACGGCTCGTTTTACGCCCTGCCCCAGTCGCCCCAGCTGTTCAAGCAGCTGCTCATGATGTCCGGCTTCGACCGCTATTACCAGGTGGTCAAGTGCTTCCGCGACGAGGATTTGCGCGCCGACCGCCAGCCCGAGTTCACCCAGGTGGACATCGAGATGAGCTTTGTCGACGAGGAGCAGATCATGGGCATGGCCGAGAACATGGTGCGCACCATGTTCAAGGAGGCCATAAACGTCGCCCTGCCCGACGTGTTCCCGCGCATGACCTTTGCCGAGGCCATCCGCGACTACGGCCTGGACAAGCCCGACGTGCGCTTTGGCCTCAAGCTGGTGGACGTGACCCCCGTGGTGCGCGGCAGCCAGTTCCAGGTCTTTGCCAAGGCCGAACTGGTCAAGGGCATCCGCGTTGCCGGCGGCGCGGCGCTCTCCCGCAAGGAGATCGACGACCTGACCGAGTTCGTGAAAATTTACGGGGCCAAGGGCTTGGCCTGGATCAAGATCAAGGAAGGGGAATGGCAGTCGCCCTTTGCCAAGTTCCTCTCCGACGAGGAACGGGCCGGGTTGACCGAGGCCTTCGGCCTCGAAGTCGGGGACATCGTGTTCTTCCAGGCCGGCGCGGCGGAAATGGTCAATACGGCCCTCGGGTATCTGCGCCTGCAACTGGGCGAGCGCTTTTCGCTCATTCCGGAAGGCTCCTTCGCCCCGGTCTGGGTGACGGATTTCCCGCTTTTGGAATACGATCCCGAGGCCAAGCGCTTCGCCGCCAAGCACCATCCCTTTACCGCGCCCCAGCCCGGCCATCTGGAAAAGCTGGCCGACGCCCCGGCCGAGGCCCTTTCCCGGGCCTACGACCTGGTGCTCAACGGCAACGAGATCGGCGGCGGTTCCATCCGCATCCACGACCGGGCCACCCAGAAGGCCATGTTCGCGGCGCTCGGCATCGAGGACCAGGAGGCCGAGGACAAGTTCGGCTTTCTGCTCAAGGCCCTGGAGTTCGGCGCGCCGCCCCACGGCGGCATTGCCTTTGGCCTCGACCGCCTTATCATGATCCTTGCCGGCGCCAAATCCATCCGCGACGTCATCGCCTTCCCCAAGACCCAGAAGGCCCTGTGCCTGCTGACCGATGCGCCGGCCGAAGTGTCGGCGGGACAACTGCGCGAGCTTGGCATCAAGCTGCGGTCGCGGGACAAGGACAAGGATAAATCCTAAGACCATGCTTTTGGAGATACTCAAATACCCGCATCCGACCCTGGCGGAAAAGTCGGAGCCGGTCCCGGAGACGACGCCCGAGATACGCCAGCTGGCGGACGACATGGCCGAGACCATGTACGCCAACCAGGGCGTCGGGCTGGCCGCGCCCCAGGTCGGGCGCTCCCTCCGGCTGGTGGTCATCGACCTGTCCGGACCGGACAAGCGCGAAGAGCGCATCAATCTGGTCAACCCGGTCATCACCAAGGCCGAGGGCGAGCAGGAGGACGAGGAAGGCTGCCTGTCGGTGCGCGACTATCGCGCCAACGTCAAACGGGCGGCCACGGTGACCGTTTGCGCCACCGATCTCGACGGAAAGCCTTTTTGCCTTGAGGCCGACGGCCTTTTGGCCGTATGTCTCCAGCACGAGATCGATCATCTCGACGGCGTGCTTTTTATCGACCACCTAAGCCGCCTCAAGCGCGCCATGTATGACAAACGGGTGAAACG
Proteins encoded in this window:
- the hisS gene encoding histidine--tRNA ligase — its product is MEKIQKIKGFADLFPPDSTVFAFIEETARAVFARYGYKELRVPVLERTELFARGIGEETDVVQKEMYTFPDRKGRSLTLRPEATAGVMRALVEDGRANDGLVKYFAYGPMFRYERPQKGRMRQFHQIDVEAVGSPEPLLDAEVLLMLDHYLRALGLTDLTVELNSLGCRQCRPVYLDALREFLKGMHKEQLCEDCMRRKLTNPLRVLDCKVPQCKEFTADAPKITDHLCPECAAHFATVTAMLDAAGLRYKLNPRLVRGLDYYVRTTFEIVSGDIGSQSSVAGGGRYDGLVSSIGGPDVPGVGFACGMERLALLIDHVGEPAPDFYLAVLDAPGLDQGLLLAQELRRAGFSGEAPYAPRSVKSQMRAADKSGARFCLVLGTDELAAGTVVVKNMTAGGQETISQDMLVAYLRARLEEARGE
- the aspS gene encoding aspartate--tRNA ligase, which codes for MSETLVLDRLDDWRRSHDCGALRASDVGSEVCLMGWAQFRRDHGGLIFIDLRDREGLTQVVFCPEGSAEALERAHVLRTEFVLAVKGRVRPRPEGMANSGMPTGEIEVEVTAFKLLNTAATPPFPIEDRIDASELLRLKYRYLDLRRPKLAGNLILRHHAVQSIRRYLDGLGFLEVETPVLTKSTPEGARDFLVPSRVNNGSFYALPQSPQLFKQLLMMSGFDRYYQVVKCFRDEDLRADRQPEFTQVDIEMSFVDEEQIMGMAENMVRTMFKEAINVALPDVFPRMTFAEAIRDYGLDKPDVRFGLKLVDVTPVVRGSQFQVFAKAELVKGIRVAGGAALSRKEIDDLTEFVKIYGAKGLAWIKIKEGEWQSPFAKFLSDEERAGLTEAFGLEVGDIVFFQAGAAEMVNTALGYLRLQLGERFSLIPEGSFAPVWVTDFPLLEYDPEAKRFAAKHHPFTAPQPGHLEKLADAPAEALSRAYDLVLNGNEIGGGSIRIHDRATQKAMFAALGIEDQEAEDKFGFLLKALEFGAPPHGGIAFGLDRLIMILAGAKSIRDVIAFPKTQKALCLLTDAPAEVSAGQLRELGIKLRSRDKDKDKS
- the def gene encoding peptide deformylase → MLLEILKYPHPTLAEKSEPVPETTPEIRQLADDMAETMYANQGVGLAAPQVGRSLRLVVIDLSGPDKREERINLVNPVITKAEGEQEDEEGCLSVRDYRANVKRAATVTVCATDLDGKPFCLEADGLLAVCLQHEIDHLDGVLFIDHLSRLKRAMYDKRVKRWAKQHHQQQTDQNDS